One genomic segment of Bacteroides caccae includes these proteins:
- a CDS encoding nitroreductase family protein, whose protein sequence is MEYIDFLQLVLSRQSDRAYDKERSVEAEKLERILEAGRLAPSACNAQPWKFVVITDRELALKVGKAAAGLGMNKFAKDAPVHILIVEESANITSLLGGKVKDKHFPLIDIGIAAAHITLAAESEGLGSCILGWFDEKEIKRLTGIPASKRLLLDIAIGYPIKEKRKKMRKPQEKVVSYNRY, encoded by the coding sequence ATGGAATATATAGACTTTCTGCAATTGGTACTTTCCCGGCAGAGTGACCGGGCGTATGATAAAGAACGTTCGGTAGAAGCGGAGAAGTTGGAGAGGATTTTAGAGGCGGGTCGTTTGGCTCCTTCTGCCTGTAATGCACAGCCTTGGAAGTTCGTGGTGATAACTGACCGTGAATTGGCTTTAAAAGTGGGTAAGGCTGCTGCAGGACTTGGGATGAATAAATTTGCTAAGGATGCTCCAGTGCATATCCTGATTGTAGAAGAGTCCGCCAATATCACTTCTCTACTTGGAGGAAAAGTGAAGGATAAGCATTTCCCGCTGATTGATATTGGAATTGCTGCTGCTCATATCACACTGGCTGCTGAAAGTGAAGGACTGGGATCGTGTATTTTGGGCTGGTTTGATGAAAAGGAGATAAAGCGCTTGACCGGCATACCTGCTTCCAAACGTCTGTTACTGGATATTGCGATCGGATATCCGATAAAGGAGAAGCGGAAGAAGATGAGAAAGCCGCAGGAAAAAGTGGTTTCTTATAATCGTTACTGA
- a CDS encoding riboflavin synthase, with product MFSGIVEEYATLVALVKDQENIHFTFKCSFVNELKIDQSISHNGVCLTVVSLTDDTYTVTAMKETLERSNLGLLKVGDKVNVERSMMMNGRLDGHIVQGHVDQTATCIDIKDAEGSWYFTFRYAFDKEMAKRGYITVDKGSVTVNGVSLTVCNPTDDTFQVAIIPYTYEYTNFHTFTIGSVVNIEFDIIGKYISRMIQYK from the coding sequence ATGTTTTCCGGAATTGTAGAAGAATATGCTACCTTGGTAGCACTGGTGAAAGACCAGGAGAATATACACTTTACATTTAAGTGTTCGTTTGTGAATGAGTTGAAAATCGACCAGAGTATTTCTCACAACGGTGTCTGCCTGACAGTAGTAAGTCTGACGGATGACACGTATACGGTGACTGCCATGAAAGAAACATTGGAACGTTCCAATCTCGGTCTGTTGAAGGTAGGAGATAAGGTGAATGTAGAGCGTAGCATGATGATGAACGGCCGTTTGGATGGGCATATTGTTCAGGGACATGTAGACCAGACTGCAACCTGCATTGATATTAAGGATGCAGAAGGAAGTTGGTACTTTACATTCCGGTATGCGTTTGATAAAGAAATGGCAAAGCGCGGATATATTACTGTTGATAAGGGTTCGGTGACCGTGAACGGTGTTAGTCTGACGGTATGTAATCCGACAGATGATACTTTTCAGGTGGCTATCATTCCTTATACTTATGAATATACCAATTTCCATACGTTTACAATCGGCAGTGTGGTGAATATCGAGTTTGATATAATCGGCAAGTATATCAGCCGGATGATTCAATACAAATAA
- the phoU gene encoding phosphate signaling complex protein PhoU — translation MVKFIESELILLKKEIDEMWTLVYNQLDRAGEAVLTLDKELAQQVMVRERRVNAFELKIDSDVEDIIALYNPVAIDLRFVLAMLKINTNLERLGDFAEGIARFVIRCKEPVLDAELMTRLRLGEMHAEVLSMLELAKRALHEESIEMATTVFGKDNLLDEINAQATGILADYIIEHPETVHTCVDLVSVFRKLERSGDHINNIAEEIVFFIDAKVLKHSGKIDENYPNR, via the coding sequence ATGGTAAAGTTTATAGAATCGGAACTCATTCTATTGAAGAAGGAAATTGACGAGATGTGGACGTTGGTGTATAATCAGCTTGACCGTGCCGGGGAGGCTGTTTTGACACTCGACAAGGAGTTGGCGCAACAGGTAATGGTCCGTGAACGCCGGGTGAATGCCTTCGAACTAAAAATAGACAGTGATGTGGAAGATATTATCGCACTATACAATCCGGTAGCAATCGACCTTCGTTTTGTATTGGCTATGCTGAAGATTAATACGAATCTGGAACGCTTGGGAGACTTTGCGGAAGGGATTGCCCGTTTCGTGATACGTTGCAAAGAACCGGTGCTTGACGCTGAGTTAATGACGCGTCTGCGTTTGGGTGAGATGCATGCTGAGGTACTTTCAATGTTGGAACTGGCAAAACGTGCCTTGCATGAGGAGAGTATTGAAATGGCAACTACCGTATTCGGCAAAGATAATCTGCTGGACGAAATCAACGCACAGGCAACGGGAATCCTTGCCGATTATATCATTGAACATCCTGAAACAGTACATACGTGTGTGGATTTGGTGAGCGTTTTCCGTAAATTGGAACGTTCCGGCGACCACATTAATAATATCGCCGAAGAGATTGTTTTCTTCATTGACGCCAAGGTATTAAAGCATAGCGGAAAGATAGACGAGAACTATCCGAATAGATAA
- the pstB gene encoding phosphate ABC transporter ATP-binding protein PstB, whose product MDTVKIDARDVNFWYGDFHALKGISMQIEEKSVVAFIGPSGCGKSTFLRLFNRMNDLIPATRLEGEIRIDGQNIYAKGVKVDELRKNVGMVFQRPNPFPKSIFENVAYGLRVNGVKDNAFIRQRVEETLKGAALWDEVKDKLKESAYALSGGQQQRLCIARAMAVSPSVLLMDEPASALDPISTAKVEELIHELKKDYTIVIVTHNMQQAARVSDKTAFFYMGEMVEFDNTKKIFTNPEKEATQNYITGRFG is encoded by the coding sequence ATGGATACAGTAAAAATAGATGCGCGTGATGTGAATTTCTGGTATGGTGATTTCCATGCTTTGAAAGGAATCAGTATGCAGATTGAGGAAAAATCGGTTGTTGCGTTTATCGGGCCTTCCGGTTGTGGAAAGTCTACCTTTCTCCGGCTTTTCAACCGGATGAATGATTTGATTCCCGCTACCCGCTTGGAGGGGGAGATTCGTATTGACGGACAGAATATATATGCGAAAGGAGTGAAAGTGGACGAACTTCGTAAAAATGTGGGAATGGTGTTCCAGCGTCCTAATCCTTTTCCGAAAAGTATCTTCGAGAATGTGGCTTATGGACTTCGTGTGAATGGAGTGAAGGATAATGCATTCATTCGTCAACGGGTGGAAGAAACGCTGAAAGGGGCTGCGCTTTGGGATGAAGTGAAAGATAAACTGAAAGAATCGGCCTATGCTTTGTCCGGCGGGCAGCAGCAGCGTCTTTGTATCGCTCGTGCAATGGCGGTATCTCCTTCAGTGTTGTTGATGGATGAGCCTGCTTCTGCACTCGACCCTATTTCTACGGCTAAAGTGGAAGAATTGATTCACGAATTAAAGAAGGACTATACGATTGTGATTGTAACGCATAATATGCAGCAGGCAGCTCGTGTAAGTGATAAGACCGCGTTCTTTTATATGGGTGAAATGGTGGAATTTGACAATACGAAGAAGATTTTCACGAATCCGGAGAAAGAGGCTACGCAGAATTATATTACAGGACGTTTCGGATAG
- the pstA gene encoding phosphate ABC transporter permease PstA, which translates to MEMCSNNKAKHRSQKLAFGIFRLLSLCIVLILFAILGFIIYKGSGAISWEFITSAPTDGMRGGGIWPAIVGTFYLMVGSALFAFPVGVMSGIYMNEYAPKGKLVRFIRVMTNNLSGIPSIVFGLFGMALFVNYMGFGDSILAGSLTLGLLCVPLVIRTTEEALKAIPDSMREGSRALGATKLQTIWHVILPMGMPNIITGLILALGRVSGETAPILFTCAAYFLPQLPTGILDQCMALPYHLYVISTSGTDMEAQLPLAYGTALVLIVIILLVNLLANALRKYFEKRVKTN; encoded by the coding sequence ATGGAAATGTGTAGTAATAATAAGGCTAAACATCGTTCGCAGAAGCTGGCTTTCGGAATTTTCCGTTTGTTGAGTCTTTGTATTGTGCTGATACTCTTTGCAATTCTCGGGTTTATTATATATAAAGGCAGTGGTGCTATCAGTTGGGAGTTTATCACTTCAGCACCTACGGACGGTATGAGGGGTGGAGGTATCTGGCCGGCTATCGTAGGTACTTTTTATCTAATGGTGGGTAGTGCGTTGTTTGCTTTCCCGGTAGGTGTGATGAGTGGCATCTACATGAATGAGTATGCGCCGAAAGGAAAATTGGTACGCTTTATCCGGGTAATGACGAATAACCTGAGTGGTATTCCCTCTATTGTGTTCGGTTTGTTTGGTATGGCATTGTTTGTCAATTATATGGGCTTTGGTGACAGTATCCTAGCGGGTTCTTTGACGTTAGGCTTACTTTGTGTACCTTTGGTGATACGTACTACGGAAGAAGCGTTGAAGGCTATTCCGGATAGTATGCGTGAAGGTAGTCGGGCATTGGGAGCAACAAAGTTGCAAACGATCTGGCATGTAATTCTGCCTATGGGAATGCCGAACATTATCACCGGGCTGATTCTGGCTTTAGGGCGTGTTTCGGGTGAAACGGCTCCTATTCTGTTTACTTGCGCCGCTTACTTCCTGCCGCAGTTGCCGACCGGTATTCTTGACCAGTGTATGGCGTTGCCTTATCACTTGTATGTGATTTCGACCAGTGGAACGGATATGGAGGCGCAGTTGCCGTTAGCTTATGGCACTGCATTGGTCCTGATTGTGATTATCCTACTGGTGAATCTGCTGGCTAATGCTTTGAGGAAATATTTTGAAAAAAGAGTAAAGACGAATTAA
- the pstC gene encoding phosphate ABC transporter permease subunit PstC: MKKFFEKIIEGVLTCSGFVTSITILLIVLFLFTEAFGLFKSKVIEEGYVLALNKSNKVSVLTPAQIKNVFDEEITNWKELGGKDLPIRVFRLEDITQYYTEEELGPAYEYAGEKITELVEKMPGIVAFVPQKFIVHPDAVHLIEDNTISVKDVFAGAEWFPTATPAAQFGFLPLIAGTLWVSLFAILFALPFGLSVSIYMSEVANPKVRSWLKPIIELLSGIPSVVYGFFGLIVIVPLIQKLFDLPVGESGLAGSIVLAIMALPTIITVTEDAMRNCPRAMREASLALGASQWQTIYKVVIPYSISGITSGVVLGIGRAIGETMAVLMVTGNAAVIPTTILEPLRTIPAIIAAELGEAPAGGPHYQALFMLGVVLFFITLIINFSVEYISSKGLKRSK; the protein is encoded by the coding sequence ATGAAAAAGTTTTTTGAAAAGATTATAGAAGGTGTTCTGACTTGTAGTGGTTTCGTAACGAGCATTACAATTCTGCTTATCGTTCTTTTCCTGTTTACTGAAGCTTTCGGGCTATTCAAAAGTAAAGTGATTGAAGAAGGATATGTGTTGGCGCTGAATAAGAGTAATAAGGTAAGCGTGCTGACTCCGGCGCAGATAAAGAATGTTTTCGATGAGGAGATAACGAACTGGAAAGAACTCGGCGGGAAAGACCTGCCTATCCGGGTTTTCCGTCTGGAGGATATAACACAGTATTATACCGAAGAAGAACTCGGCCCCGCTTATGAATATGCAGGTGAGAAGATAACGGAACTAGTGGAAAAGATGCCGGGTATTGTGGCATTTGTTCCGCAGAAGTTTATCGTTCATCCTGACGCGGTGCATCTTATAGAAGATAACACGATTTCGGTAAAGGATGTTTTTGCAGGTGCCGAATGGTTTCCGACGGCAACTCCGGCAGCACAGTTCGGATTTCTGCCTTTGATTGCCGGTACGTTGTGGGTAAGCTTGTTTGCTATTCTTTTTGCATTACCGTTCGGACTTTCGGTTTCTATTTATATGTCCGAAGTGGCAAATCCGAAGGTACGGAGCTGGCTGAAACCTATTATTGAATTATTGAGTGGTATTCCTTCCGTTGTATACGGCTTTTTCGGATTGATCGTTATTGTTCCGTTGATTCAGAAACTGTTTGATCTTCCGGTGGGCGAGAGTGGATTGGCAGGAAGTATCGTGCTGGCTATTATGGCATTGCCTACCATAATTACGGTGACGGAGGATGCGATGAGAAACTGTCCGCGTGCTATGCGGGAGGCGAGTTTGGCATTAGGAGCTTCGCAATGGCAGACTATATATAAGGTAGTGATTCCTTATTCTATTTCGGGGATTACTTCCGGAGTAGTGCTTGGCATCGGACGGGCTATCGGTGAAACAATGGCGGTGTTAATGGTGACGGGTAATGCTGCCGTAATTCCGACTACTATTCTCGAACCGTTGCGTACCATTCCGGCTATCATTGCGGCGGAATTGGGAGAAGCTCCTGCCGGTGGTCCGCATTATCAGGCCTTGTTTATGTTGGGCGTCGTGCTGTTCTTCATCACACTAATTATTAACTTTAGCGTGGAATACATTTCTTCTAAAGGATTAAAACGTAGTAAATAA
- a CDS encoding PstS family phosphate ABC transporter substrate-binding protein — protein sequence MKVRRNLLIAFSLLSLSVNAQRIKGSDTVLPVAQQTAERFMNQHPDARVTVTGGGTGVGISALMDNTTDIAMASRPIKFSEKMKIKEAGQDVDEIIVAYDALAVVVHPSNPVKQLTRQQLEDIFRGKITNWKQVGGDDRKIVVYSRETSSGTYEFFKESVLKNKNYMSSSLSMPATGAIIQSVSQTKGAIGYVGLAYVSPRIKTLSVSYDGSHYATPSVENATNKTYPIVRPLYYYYNVKNKEAVTPLIQFILSPEGQEIIKKSGYIPVK from the coding sequence ATGAAAGTGAGAAGAAACTTATTAATCGCCTTTTCCCTACTCTCTCTTAGTGTCAATGCACAACGTATCAAAGGCAGCGACACTGTATTGCCTGTCGCCCAGCAGACAGCAGAACGGTTTATGAACCAGCACCCTGACGCCCGTGTCACAGTGACCGGCGGAGGAACCGGTGTAGGTATCTCCGCTTTAATGGATAACACAACGGACATCGCCATGGCCTCCCGTCCGATCAAGTTCAGCGAAAAGATGAAAATCAAGGAAGCCGGACAGGATGTAGACGAAATCATTGTAGCCTATGATGCTCTTGCCGTAGTGGTACATCCTTCCAATCCTGTGAAACAACTTACCCGCCAGCAATTGGAAGACATTTTCCGTGGAAAGATCACCAACTGGAAACAAGTGGGCGGAGACGACCGCAAAATAGTAGTGTACTCCCGTGAAACATCTTCCGGAACTTACGAATTTTTCAAGGAAAGCGTATTGAAAAACAAAAATTATATGTCGAGCAGCCTTTCCATGCCTGCCACCGGTGCCATTATCCAGTCTGTCAGCCAGACAAAAGGAGCCATCGGATATGTCGGTCTGGCCTATGTATCTCCGCGTATCAAGACTCTCTCCGTATCCTATGACGGAAGCCATTATGCTACGCCTTCGGTAGAAAATGCCACCAACAAAACATATCCGATCGTGCGCCCTCTTTATTACTATTACAATGTAAAAAACAAAGAGGCAGTCACCCCCTTGATTCAGTTTATTCTTTCACCCGAAGGACAGGAGATTATAAAAAAGAGCGGCTATATTCCGGTTAAGTAA
- a CDS encoding RNA polymerase sigma factor yields the protein MNIIITRALNMEFEEKDLAAKVFHGKKDKLLYILELSYKKYYNLLYNYGLKLTNDSELVQDFIQEIFTKLCKRENIDNISNIKIYLLRAMRNIIYDYYVAQKDIVSIDDMEFLIPDDAEVFKTFFSKNDEELQKYQTLLQTINSLPNQQKQILYLFYIKGLTHKEISEVLDINPQSSMNSLAKSIRKLRIQFGQISEK from the coding sequence ATGAATATAATTATCACCAGAGCATTAAATATGGAATTTGAGGAAAAAGACCTTGCTGCAAAGGTTTTTCATGGAAAAAAAGATAAACTACTATACATACTAGAACTTTCTTATAAGAAGTACTATAATTTGTTGTATAACTATGGATTAAAACTAACCAACGATTCTGAGTTGGTTCAGGACTTTATCCAAGAAATATTCACTAAACTTTGTAAACGTGAAAATATCGATAACATTTCTAATATAAAGATATACCTACTCCGTGCTATGCGTAATATAATCTACGATTATTACGTAGCCCAAAAAGATATAGTCAGCATCGATGATATGGAATTCTTAATTCCTGATGATGCTGAAGTATTCAAGACATTCTTTTCTAAAAATGATGAGGAACTGCAAAAATATCAAACCTTATTGCAGACAATCAATTCTTTGCCCAATCAACAGAAACAAATTCTTTATTTATTTTACATAAAGGGATTAACTCATAAAGAGATTAGCGAAGTGTTGGATATCAATCCGCAATCATCTATGAACTCCCTTGCCAAATCTATCCGCAAGCTACGCATACAGTTCGGGCAGATATCCGAAAAATAG
- a CDS encoding M60 family metallopeptidase, protein MKIYNIIRLAGFIGVWLFLLQSCKDEEQLNSKFEIEGTALQQSLDGNASTVVVQVKTTLPMSDWQVESDADWLKVYKEADPEKGQVIVMKAESNNTRDNRTATISVTSAIHDYTITVLQFSTFEVPEDIQVKVIGGKDSEHQNGRGIECSFDGKFTPEADGYHSLFGKSANFPVSLEYYFEPDTEIDYVIYHTRAGNGNFGRVEVYTATDIGHTDWVKYGEYDFRGQDMASRVLFDETKRVSGIKFMVYSGYNNFVSCDEMEFFRYNKESSVNDQLLKVFTDLSCTALNEGVTEDVINELPGYFARLALALYNDTYDTHEKEFRIRKYAPYSDVVEWADKLMTKKYGNLDNPTGISVEKDEEIIVLVGDTYGQQLSLQVIGETYTNDEEDRGWIVNSSGSIYFLSPGINKLTMKESGQLFVMYTAMLNDDRAKPVNIHIPSGSGKVTGFFDLKDHKTDQKYAQLLAAANHKYFCVRGNKIMFYFHTEKLRSFVPDRILSAINLWDDIVGWEQELMGIEDVWPSQMNNHIFAISPEYGYMWASDYRVAFVYTYLDNILLRDNVMADKDNAWGPAHEIGHIHQKAINWPGCTESSNNLFSNYVLYKLGKYCSRGSELFHLADARFVEGQAWFDMGNPHHMNEDTEIHMRMYWQLWNYYHRCGYNEKFWQTLFQLLRADRIDENNPGAAQLKLAVKASQAAHEDLSDFFELWGFFIPGKGVIEQYGTYDYLVTEEMIRKAKAEMSIYPKPKHAFQYIEDRKAGDIGLDSEPSDVGYYTQFKGSVKPVSSEVYCTVNGRRYSVKNGENAVAFELRRGAADGDLLYFFNMYGYDIPGGIDLADAKLYAVQADGRRVEIPVR, encoded by the coding sequence GTGAAAATATATAATATCATAAGATTAGCTGGATTCATTGGAGTTTGGTTGTTTCTGTTGCAATCTTGTAAAGATGAGGAACAATTAAATTCAAAATTTGAAATTGAGGGAACTGCTTTGCAACAGAGCTTGGACGGGAATGCTTCTACCGTTGTCGTTCAGGTAAAGACTACGCTTCCTATGTCGGATTGGCAGGTGGAAAGTGATGCGGACTGGCTTAAAGTTTATAAAGAGGCTGATCCGGAAAAAGGACAGGTTATAGTGATGAAGGCAGAGTCTAATAATACTCGTGATAATAGAACTGCTACGATATCCGTAACATCTGCTATTCATGATTATACGATTACGGTGTTACAGTTTTCTACCTTCGAGGTGCCTGAAGATATCCAGGTAAAGGTTATTGGAGGCAAAGATTCGGAACATCAAAATGGTCGTGGAATTGAATGTTCTTTTGACGGAAAGTTTACTCCTGAAGCTGATGGCTATCATTCTTTATTTGGAAAATCAGCAAATTTTCCAGTGTCGCTCGAATATTATTTTGAACCGGATACAGAGATTGATTATGTGATTTATCATACCCGTGCCGGCAATGGTAATTTTGGTCGGGTGGAAGTTTATACGGCCACTGATATCGGACATACTGATTGGGTGAAATATGGGGAATACGATTTTCGTGGACAAGATATGGCGTCACGGGTTTTGTTTGACGAGACAAAGCGTGTTAGCGGCATTAAATTTATGGTATATTCAGGATATAATAACTTTGTGAGTTGTGATGAAATGGAGTTTTTCCGATATAATAAAGAAAGCTCGGTGAATGACCAATTACTTAAAGTCTTCACAGATCTTTCATGTACTGCCTTGAACGAAGGTGTCACAGAAGATGTTATCAATGAATTGCCGGGATACTTTGCCCGTTTGGCTTTAGCTCTGTATAATGATACATACGATACACATGAGAAAGAGTTCCGAATCAGAAAGTATGCCCCGTACAGTGATGTTGTCGAATGGGCAGACAAATTGATGACTAAAAAATATGGCAATCTTGATAATCCTACCGGTATATCGGTGGAGAAAGATGAAGAAATCATCGTATTGGTCGGAGATACATACGGACAGCAACTCTCTTTGCAAGTGATAGGAGAGACTTATACGAATGATGAAGAAGATAGAGGTTGGATAGTCAACTCAAGTGGTTCTATTTATTTTCTATCTCCGGGTATAAACAAATTGACGATGAAAGAATCCGGGCAATTATTTGTGATGTATACAGCTATGCTCAATGATGACAGGGCTAAACCTGTAAACATTCATATTCCTTCAGGTAGTGGAAAAGTGACCGGCTTTTTTGATTTGAAAGATCATAAGACGGATCAGAAATATGCACAGTTGTTGGCTGCGGCAAACCATAAGTATTTTTGTGTTCGTGGTAATAAGATCATGTTTTATTTCCATACTGAAAAATTACGGAGTTTTGTTCCCGATAGAATACTTTCCGCCATTAACTTGTGGGATGATATTGTTGGCTGGGAACAGGAATTAATGGGGATTGAAGATGTATGGCCTTCACAAATGAATAATCATATTTTTGCTATTTCACCGGAATATGGGTATATGTGGGCGTCGGATTATCGTGTGGCTTTTGTTTATACTTATCTTGATAATATCTTATTGAGGGATAATGTAATGGCAGATAAAGATAATGCCTGGGGACCTGCACATGAGATCGGACACATTCATCAGAAAGCGATAAACTGGCCTGGTTGTACTGAATCTTCCAATAATTTATTTTCTAATTATGTGCTTTATAAATTAGGCAAATATTGTTCTCGTGGTAGTGAACTTTTTCATTTGGCTGATGCGCGTTTTGTAGAAGGACAGGCTTGGTTCGACATGGGAAACCCACATCACATGAATGAAGATACCGAAATCCATATGCGTATGTATTGGCAACTGTGGAATTATTATCATCGGTGTGGTTATAATGAAAAATTTTGGCAAACGCTTTTCCAATTATTACGGGCAGATCGTATTGATGAGAATAACCCGGGAGCTGCTCAATTGAAGTTAGCGGTAAAGGCTTCACAGGCTGCTCATGAGGATTTGAGTGACTTTTTTGAATTGTGGGGATTCTTTATACCGGGAAAGGGTGTCATCGAACAATATGGAACTTATGATTATCTTGTAACAGAGGAAATGATTCGGAAAGCAAAGGCGGAGATGTCTATCTATCCTAAACCGAAACACGCGTTTCAATATATTGAAGACCGTAAAGCCGGAGATATTGGTTTGGATAGTGAGCCTTCGGATGTCGGGTATTATACACAGTTTAAAGGTAGTGTAAAACCGGTCAGCAGTGAAGTATATTGCACGGTTAACGGTCGTAGATATTCAGTGAAGAATGGAGAGAATGCTGTGGCTTTCGAGTTACGTCGTGGGGCAGCGGACGGTGACCTGCTTTATTTTTTTAATATGTATGGGTATGATATACCTGGTGGAATTGATCTGGCTGATGCTAAGCTTTATGCAGTCCAGGCCGATGGGAGGCGTGTAGAAATACCTGTTCGTTAA